The Eleutherodactylus coqui strain aEleCoq1 chromosome 6, aEleCoq1.hap1, whole genome shotgun sequence genome window below encodes:
- the LOC136633245 gene encoding protein split ends-like isoform X3 has product MSNLMQAIHTFMEIYEKYSQDPCQSLKPAEMERLIQEELSEVIKNTGDPETINLVLKAVDRNRDGVISYKEYITLMCVVAKAYHKHVRKERSVQQCQSQAHQQQAAGAPTQQSNSQVPSQAPAANEQSTPAAQDLQPASQPQLPAQPVQDGSGHLPNHHVQVLTQSTQQPSLALPQPPAVANPEPATSMQVPQVQQAIPHQVAITNQPATVPQVLQAAQTVPAQVAAQLPVQHAVSPQQAALPQQATQPEGQPQVLQTQQTPPVQQITQQYPAQQAASTSPTQQPAAVQSPGQTPMQPTVLAQDGSTSLPNHHVQVLNQSTQQPSLALPQPPAVANPEPATSMQVPQVQQAIPHQVAITNQPATVPQVVQAAQTLPAQVAAQIPVQHVVSCQHAAPPQQATPHEAQPQVLQTQQTPPVQQITQQYPAQQAVSTSPTQQPAAVQSPGQTPMQPTVLAQDGSTSLPNHHVQVLNQSTQQPSLALPQPPAVANPEPATSMQVPQVQQATPHQVAITNQPATVPQVVQAAQTLPAQVAAQLPVQHAVSPQQAALPQQATQPEGQPQVLLTQQTPPVQQITQQYPAQQAASTSPTQQPAAVQSPGQTPMQPTVLAQDGSTSLPNHHVQVLNQSTQQPSLALPQPPAVANPEPATSMQVPQVQQAIPHQVAITNQPATVPQVVQAAQTVPAQVAAQPPVQHVVSGQQAVPQQATQPEAQPQVLQTQQTSPVHQVRRQHTPILQGVSAPQTALPQQATQPEAQHQVLQTQQTPPVQQITQQYPAQQAASTSPTQQPAAVQSPGQTPVQPTLLAQDGSTPLPNHHVQVLNQSTQQPSLALPQPPAVANPEPATGMQVPQVQQATPHQVAITNQPATVPQVVQAAQTIPAQVAAQPPVQHVLSTQHAAPPQQATQPEAQPQVLQMQQTPPIHQVRRQHTPILQGVSAPQTAPPQQATQHEAQPQALQMQQTPPVQQITQQYPAQQAVSTSPTQQPAAVQSPGQTPVQPTPLAQDGSTSLPNHHVQVLNQSTLQPSLALPQTPAVANPEPATGMQVPQVQQATPHQVAITNQPATVPQVVQAAQTLPAQVAAQPPVQHVLSGQHAAPPQQATQPEAQPQVLQTQQTPPVQQITQQYPAQQAVPTSPTQQPAAVQSPGQTPVQPALLAQDGSTPLPNHHVQVLNQSTQQPSLALPQPPAVANPEPATGMQVPQVQQATLHQVAITTVPATVPQVVQAAQTLPAQVAAQPPVQHVLSTQHAAPPQQATQPEAQPQVLQTQQTPPIHQVRRQHTPILQGVSAPQSAPPQQATQHEAQPQALQMQQTPPVQQITQQYPAQQAASTSPTQQPAAVQSPGQTPVQPALLAQDGSTPLPNHHVQVLNQSTLQPSLALPQPPAVANPEPATGMQVPQVQQAIPHQVAITNQPATVPQVVQAAQTLPAQVAAQPPVQHVLSGQHAAPPQQATQPEAQPQVLLTQQTPPVHQVRREHTPILQGVSAPQIAPPQQATPHEAQPQALQTQQAPPVQQITQQYPAQQAVSTSPTQQPAAVQSPGQTPVQPALLAQDGSTPLPNHHVQVLNQSTLQPSLALPQPPAVANPEPATGMQVPQVQQATPHQVAITNQPATVPQVVQAAQTLPAQVAAQPPVQHVVSCQQAALPLQATQPEAQPQDLQTQQTPPVQQITQQYPAQQAVSTSPTQQPAAVQSPGQSPVQPTVLAQDGSTSLPNHHVQVLNQSTQQPSLALPQPPAVANPEPATSMQVPQVQQATPHQVAITNQPATVPQVVQAAQTLPAQVAAQPPVQHVVSCQQAALPQQATQPEAQPQDLQTQQTPPVQQITQQYPAQQAVSTSPTQQPAAVQSPGQSPVQPTVLAQDGSTSLPNHHVQVLNQSTQQPSLALPQPPAVANPEPATSMQVPQVQQATPHQVAITNQPATVPKGVQAAQTLPAQVAAQPPVQHVVSCQHAAQPQQATQPEAQPQDLQTQQTPPVQQITQQYPTQQAVPTSPTQQPAAVQSPGQSPVQPTVLAQDGSTSLPNHHVLVLNQSTLQPSLALPQPPAVANPEPATDMQVPQVQQATPHQVAITNQPATVLQVVQTAQTLPAQVAAQPPVQHAVSPQQAALPQQATQPEAQPQDLQTQQTPPVQQITQQYPAQQAVPTSPTQQPAAVQSPGQTPVQPTLLAQDGSTSLPNHHVQVLNQSTQQPSLALPQPPAVADPEPATGMQEPQVKAPQPEQTQQVSGQQPNEGQTSPVAQTQFPVGPHVVPSQVVPLRAPLGFPPQGIPSQQTTAGLVHQPAPVPRVASQGHQVFIVPHQGLPGQSPHQLFYMLNQSTTQQPTVVMPQQPPQVQSNGAPQAALPQVVPQGAPQAVPLQVLSQAASQVLSSQLGYQVAFQVVPQQVGYQSAFQAQMPTQETNQLSFWQFLCNSGYSLWSPYWYYY; this is encoded by the exons ATGTCCAACCTCATGCAAGCAATCCACACTTTCATGGAAATCTACGAAAAGTATTCCCAAGACCCATGTCAAAGTCTAAAACCAGCAGAAATGGAGCGGCTCATACAGGAGGAGCTGTCCGAAGTCATCAAA AATACCGGAGATCCAGAAACCATTAACTTAGTCTTGAAAGCTGTGGACAGAAATCGCGATGGTGTAATAAGCTATAAAGAATACATCACTTTGATGTGTGTTGTCGCTAAGGCTTATCACAAGCATGTACGGAAGGAACGCAGCGTCCAGCAATGTCAGTCGCAAGCACATCAGCAGCAAGCAGCAGGCGCTCCAACACAACAATCCAACAGCCAAGTCCCATCTCAAGCACCAGCAGCAAATGAACAGTCAACACCAGCTGCTCAAGACTTACAACCTGCATCTCAGCCCCAACTTCCAGCTCAACCAGTCCAAGATGGCTCCGGGCATTTACCTAACCACCATGTTCAGGTGCTGACTCAATCTACTCAACAACCATCTCTAGCGCTACCCCAACCACCAGCCGTAGCCAATCCTGAACCAGCTACAAGTATGCAAGTACCGCAAGTGCAACAAGCAATTCCCCATCAAGTAGCAATAACTAACCAACCAGCTACTGTGCCGCAAGTATTACAAGCTGCACAAACAGTTCCAGCTCAAGTAGCAGCACAACTTCCAGTTCAGCATGCAGTATCACCTCAACAAGCAGCTTTACCTCAGCAAGCAACACAACCTGAAGGACAACCTCAAGTTCTGCAAACGCAACAAACACCTCCAGTTCAGCAAATCACACAACAGTATCCTGCTCAGCAAGCAGCATCAACTTCACCAACTCAACAGCCTGCAGCGGTCCAGTCTCCAGGTCAAACTCCAATGCAGCCTACTGTCCTAGCACAAGATGGGTCCACATCTTTACCTAACCACCATGTTCAGGTGCTGAATCAATCAACTCAACAACCATCTCTAGCGCTACCCCAACCACCAGCCGTAGCCAATCCTGAACCAGCTACAAGTATGCAAGTACCGCAAGTGCAACAAGCAATTCCCCATCAAGTAGCAATAACTAACCAACCAGCTACTGTGCCGCAAGTAGTACAAGCTGCACAAACACTTCCAGCTCAAGTAGCAGCACAAATTCCAGTTCAGCATGTAGTATCATGTCAACATGCAGCTCCACCTCAGCAAGCAACACCACATGAAGCACAACCTCAAGTTCTGCAAACGCAACAAACACCTCCAGTTCAGCAAATCACACAACAGTATCCTGCTCAGCAAGCAGTATCAACTTCACCAACTCAACAGCCTGCAGCGGTCCAGTCTCCAGGTCAAACTCCAATGCAGCCTACTGTCCTAGCACAAGATGGGTCCACATCTTTACCTAACCACCATGTTCAGGTGCTGAATCAATCAACTCAACAACCATCTCTAGCGCTACCCCAACCACCAGCCGTAGCCAATCCTGAACCAGCTACAAGTATGCAAGTACCGCAAGTGCAACAAGCAACTCCCCATCAAGTAGCAATAACTAACCAACCAGCTACTGTGCCGCAAGTAGTACAAGCTGCACAAACACTTCCAGCTCAAGTAGCAGCACAACTTCCAGTTCAGCATGCAGTATCACCTCAACAAGCAGCTTTACCTCAGCAAGCAACACAACCTGAAGGACAACCTCAAGTTCTGCTAACGCAACAAACACCTCCAGTTCAGCAAATCACACAACAGTATCCTGCTCAGCAAGCAGCATCAACTTCACCAACTCAACAGCCTGCAGCGGTCCAGTCTCCAGGTCAAACTCCAATGCAGCCTACTGTCCTAGCACAAGATGGGTCCACATCTTTACCTAACCACCATGTTCAGGTGCTGAATCAATCAACTCAACAACCATCTCTAGCGCTACCCCAACCACCAGCCGTAGCCAATCCTGAACCAGCTACAAGTATGCAAGTACCGCAAGTGCAACAAGCAATTCCCCATCAAGTAGCAATAACTAACCAACCAGCTACTGTGCCGCAAGTAGTACAAGCTGCACAAACAGTTCCAGCTCAAGTAGCAGCACAACCTCCAGTTCAGCATGTAGTATCAGGTCAACAAGCAGTTCCTCAGCAAGCAACACAACCTGAAGCACAACCTCAAGTTCTGCAAACGCAACAAACATCTCCAGTTCATCAAGTAAGAAGACAACATACTCCTATTCTCCAAGGAGTATCAGCTCCTCAAACAGCTCTACCTCAGCAAGCAACACAACCTGAAGCACAACATCAAGTTCTGCAAACGCAACAAACACCTCCAGTTCAGCAAATCACACAACAGTATCCTGCTCAGCAAGCAGCATCAACTTCACCAACTCAACAGCCTGCAGCGGTCCAGTCTCCAGGTCAAACTCCAGTGCAGCCTACTCTCCTAGCACAAGATGGGTCCACACCTTTACCTAACCACCATGTTCAGGTGCTGAATCAGTCAACTCAACAACCATCTCTAGCGCTACCCCAACCACCAGCGGTAGCAAATCCTGAACCAGCTACAGGTATGCAAGTACCGCAAGTGCAACAAGCAACTCCCCATCAAGTAGCAATAACTAACCAACCAGCTACTGTGCCGCAAGTAGTACAAGCTGCACAAACAATTCCAGCTCAAGTGGCAGCACAACCTCCAGTTCAGCATGTATTATCAACTCAACATGCAGCTCCACCTCAGCAAGCAACACAACCTGAAGCACAACCTCAAGTTCTGCAAATGCAACAAACACCTCCAATTCATCAAGTAAGAAGACAACACACTCCTATTCTCCAAGGAGTATCAGCTCCTCAAACAGCTCCACCTCAGCAAGCAACACAACATGAAGCACAACCTCAAGCTCTGCAAATGCAACAAACACCTCCAGTTCAGCAAATCACACAACAGTATCCTGCTCAGCAAGCAGTATCAACTTCACCAACTCAACAGCCTGCAGCGGTCCAGTCTCCAGGTCAAACTCCAGTGCAGCCTACTCCCCTAGCACAAGATGGGTCCACATCTTTACCTAACCACCATGTTCAGGTGCTGAATCAATCAACTCTACAACCATCTCTAGCGCTACCCCAAACACCAGCGGTAGCAAATCCTGAACCAGCTACAGGTATGCAAGTACCGCAAGTGCAACAAGCAACTCCCCATCAAGTAGCAATAACTAACCAACCAGCTACTGTGCCGCAAGTAGTACAAGCTGCACAAACACTTCCAGCTCAAGTAGCAGCACAACCTCCAGTCCAGCATGTATTATCAGGTCAACATGCAGCTCCACCTCAGCAAGCAACACAACCTGAAGCACAAC CTCAAGTTCTGCAAACGCAACAAACACCTCCAGTTCAGCAAATCACACAACAGTATCCTGCTCAGCAAGCAGTACCAACTTCACCAACTCAACAGCCTGCAGCGGTCCAGTCTCCAGGTCAAACTCCAGTGCAGCCTGCTCTCCTAGCACAAGATGGGTCCACACCTTTACCTAACCACCATGTTCAGGTGCTGAATCAATCAACTCAACAACCATCTCTAGCGCTACCCCAACCACCAGCGGTAGCAAATCCTGAACCAGCTACAGGTATGCAAGTACCGCAAGTGCAACAAGCAACTCTCCATCAAGTAGCAATAACTACCGTACCAGCTACTGTGCCGCAAGTAGTACAAGCTGCACAAACACTTCCAGCTCAAGTAGCAGCACAACCTCCAGTTCAGCATGTATTATCAACTCAACATGCAGCTCCACCTCAGCAAGCAACACAACCTGAAGCACAACCTCAAGTTCTGCAAACGCAACAAACACCTCCAATTCATCAAGTAAGAAGACAACACACTCCTATTCTCCAAGGAGTATCAGCTCCTCAATCAGCTCCACCTCAGCAAGCAACACAACATGAAGCACAACCTCAAGCTCTGCAAATGCAACAAACACCTCCAGTTCAGCAAATCACACAACAGTATCCTGCTCAGCAAGCAGCATCAACTTCACCAACTCAACAGCCTGCAGCGGTCCAGTCTCCAGGTCAAACTCCAGTGCAGCCTGCTCTCCTAGCACAAGATGGGTCCACACCTTTACCTAACCACCATGTTCAGGTGCTGAATCAATCAACTCTACAACCGTCTCTAGCGCTACCCCAACCACCAGCGGTAGCAAATCCTGAACCAGCTACAGGTATGCAAGTACCGCAAGTGCAACAAGCAATTCCCCATCAAGTAGCAATAACTAACCAACCAGCTACTGTGCCGCAAGTAGTACAAGCTGCACAAACACTTCCAGCTCAAGTAGCAGCACAACCTCCAGTTCAGCATGTATTATCAGGTCAACATGCAGCTCCACCTCAGCAAGCAACACAACCTGAAGCACAACCTCAAGTTCTGCTAACGCAACAAACACCTCCAGTTCATCAAGTAAGAAGAGAACACACTCCTATTCTCCAGGGAGTATCAGCTCCTCAAATAGCTCCACCTCAGCAAGCAACACCACATGAAGCACAACCTCAAGCTCTGCAAACGCAACAAGCACCTCCAGTTCAGCAAATCACACAACAGTATCCTGCTCAGCAAGCAGTATCAACTTCACCAACTCAACAGCCTGCAGCGGTCCAGTCTCCAGGTCAAACTCCAGTGCAGCCTGCTCTCCTAGCACAAGATGGTTCCACACCTTTACCTAACCACCATGTTCAGGTGCTGAATCAATCAACTCTACAACCATCTCTAGCGCTACCCCAACCACCAGCGGTAGCAAATCCTGAACCAGCTACAGGTATGCAAGTACCGCAAGTGCAACAAGCAACTCCCCATCAAGTAGCAATAACTAACCAACCAGCTACTGTGCCGCAAGTAGTACAAGCTGCACAAACACTTCCAGCTCAAGTAGCAGCACAACCTCCAGTTCAGCATGTAGTATCATGTCAACAAGCAGCTTTACCTCTGCAAGCAACACAACCTGAAGCACAACCTCAAGATCTGCAAACGCAACAAACACCTCCAGTTCAGCAAATCACACAACAGTATCCTGCTCAGCAAGCAGTATCAACTTCACCAACTCAACAGCCTGCAGCGGTCCAGTCTCCAGGTCAATCTCCAGTGCAACCTACTGTCCTAGCACAAGATGGGTCCACATCTTTACCTAACCACCATGTTCAGGTGCTGAATCAATCAACTCAACAACCATCTCTAGCGCTACCCCAACCACCAGCCGTAGCCAATCCTGAACCAGCTACAAGTATGCAAGTACCGCAAGTGCAACAAGCAACTCCCCATCAAGTAGCAATAACTAACCAACCAGCTACTGTGCCGCAAGTAGTACAAGCTGCACAAACACTTCCAGCTCAAGTAGCAGCACAACCTCCAGTTCAGCATGTAGTATCATGTCAACAAGCAGCTTTACCTCAGCAAGCAACACAACCTGAAGCACAACCTCAAGATCTGCAAACGCAACAAACACCTCCAGTTCAGCAAATCACACAACAGTATCCTGCTCAGCAAGCAGTATCAACTTCACCAACTCAACAGCCTGCAGCGGTCCAGTCTCCAGGTCAATCTCCAGTGCAACCTACTGTCCTAGCGCAAGATGGTTCCACATCTTTACCTAACCACCATGTTCAGGTGCTGAATCAATCAACTCAACAACCATCTCTAGCGCTACCCCAACCACCAGCCGTAGCCAATCCTGAACCAGCTACAAGTATGCAAGTACCGCAAGTGCAACAAGCAACTCCCCATCAAGTAGCAATAACTAACCAACCAGCTACTGTGCCGAAAGGAGTACAAGCTGCACAAACACTTCCAGCTCAAGTAGCAGCACAACCTCCAGTTCAGCATGTAGTATCATGTCAACATGCAGCTCAACCTCAGCAAGCAACACAACCTGAAGCACAACCTCAAGATCTGCAAACGCAACAAACACCTCCAGTTCAGCAAATCACACAACAGTATCCTACTCAGCAAGCAGTACCAACTTCACCAACTCAACAGCCTGCAGCGGTCCAGTCTCCAGGTCAATCTCCAGTGCAACCTACTGTCCTAGCACAAGATGGGTCCACATCTTTACCTAACCACCATGTTCTGGTGCTGAATCAATCAACTCTACAACCATCTCTAGCGCTACCCCAACCACCAGCGGTAGCAAATCCTGAACCAGCTACAGATATGCAAGTACCGCAAGTGCAACAAGCAACTCCCCATCAAGTAGCAATAACTAACCAACCAGCTACTGTGCTGCAAGTAGTACAAACTGCACAAACACTTCCAGCTCAAGTAGCAGCACAACCTCCAGTTCAGCATGCAGTATCACCTCAACAAGCAGCTTTACCTCAGCAAGCAACACAACCTGAAGCACAACCTCAAGATCTGCAAACGCAACAAACACCTCCAGTTCAGCAAATCACACAACAGTATCCTGCTCAGCAAGCAGTACCAACTTCACCAACTCAACAGCCTGCAGCGGTCCAGTCTCCAGGTCAAACTCCAGTGCAGCCTACTCTCCTAGCACAAGATGGGTCCACATCTTTACCGAACCACCATGTTCAGGTGCTGAATCAATCAACTCAACAACCATCTCTAGCGCTACCCCAACCACCAGCCGTAGCAGATCCTGAACCAGCTACAGGTATGCAAGAACCACAAGTGAAAGCTCCACAGCCAGAACAGACTCAACAAGTGTCTGGTCAACAACCAAATGAAGGTCAAACATCACCTGTAGCTCAAACACAATTTCCGGTTGGTCCCCATGTTGTTCCTTCACAAGTGGTACCTCTCAGAGCTCCTCTGGGTTTTCCTCCACAAGGAATACCATCTCAACAGACCACTGCAGGACTAGTTCATCAACCAGCTCCAGTTCCCAGAGTAGCCTCTCAGGGACATCAAGTGTTTATCGTCCCACATCAAGGTCTACCAGGTCAGTCACCTCACCAACTATTTTACATGCTGAATCAATCAACAACTCAACAACCAACTGTAGTGATGCCTCAGCAACCTCCACAAGTGCAATCTAATGGAGCTCCTCAGGCTGCTCTTCCACAAGTGGTACCACAGGGAGCTCCTCAGGCTGTTCCTCTCCAGGTTCTATCTCAGGCAGCATCCCAGGTTCTGTCTTCACAATTGGGATATCAGGTAGCTTTCCAGGTTGTTCCTCAACAAGTTGGATATCAGTCAGCTTTCCAGGCTCAGATGCCCACACAAGAAACCAATCAACTGTCATTCTGGCAATTTCTGTGTAACTCAGGATATAGCCTTTGGTCTCCCTATTGGTATTATTACTAA